One Candidatus Obscuribacterales bacterium genomic window carries:
- a CDS encoding tetratricopeptide repeat protein, whose product MNQVRLTISCIVVASLAQSLTFVSPLPAESARRRGGGGGGGVYLQTPNPQTPDEHNNRGVELGNKGLWQDAIREHELALGAEPDNQTFRTNLSAAQLRYGDTLFNKKDFYHAAIQYRGALYVDPGNGPADQHLDEALRQANINADDPKVRARIADEAEISGNYETAIVEYRKCIKMVDDGYNHYRLGQVLSKAGKVVEGYKELRTSVSREWPVDQKNTLSDAHRQLADTLKDHAFRAKEGGEGTVGMKRLLNSGIEYRRAVTINPANASAIHGLIEVAREAVAIKPNSFDNHLMLAGAYQLGGDFDHAKQEYETCYRLGPNNPALAAARKSFHSALVSSPLATPALLASTMGSIQTQLQRNPNDPELLYIYGRGKEAQGDTRTALAAYNRAASINIHAHPDLAKGIKRLGGFVAEGAGEPAPQETIAPTKTPKGPSAEDLKKQQAKEEEAKKQKIYSDLEEKIRSGKLDEVQKELTAITDANPADAKAWRLLGNVYEKKGDLDQAAVCYRQASMMKDTEAEAMYRQINTSRVQPLLKEADKAASEKNWVQAAATLREAVSIAPNLPLVHRKLGEALKQLGDTKEAEREFKKAQDLENAK is encoded by the coding sequence ATGAACCAAGTCCGATTGACCATCAGTTGTATCGTTGTCGCCTCATTGGCTCAGAGTCTGACTTTTGTCAGTCCGTTGCCTGCTGAATCAGCGCGCCGGCGCGGCGGCGGAGGTGGTGGTGGCGTTTATTTGCAAACACCAAATCCACAAACGCCTGACGAGCACAACAACAGAGGAGTCGAATTAGGCAACAAAGGACTCTGGCAAGACGCCATTCGTGAACATGAATTGGCATTGGGAGCTGAGCCGGACAACCAAACATTTCGTACCAATTTATCGGCAGCTCAACTTAGATATGGTGACACGCTCTTTAACAAAAAGGATTTTTATCACGCAGCTATTCAATATCGCGGCGCGCTGTATGTAGATCCAGGCAATGGTCCGGCCGATCAACACCTTGATGAAGCCTTGCGCCAAGCAAACATCAACGCTGACGATCCAAAAGTACGAGCAAGAATTGCAGATGAAGCGGAAATTTCAGGCAACTACGAAACAGCAATTGTCGAATATCGCAAATGTATAAAAATGGTCGACGACGGCTACAATCACTACCGCCTAGGACAAGTGCTTTCCAAAGCAGGCAAAGTTGTTGAAGGCTACAAAGAATTGCGAACATCCGTTAGTCGTGAATGGCCCGTCGATCAAAAAAATACTTTGTCTGATGCTCACCGCCAACTAGCTGATACATTGAAAGACCATGCTTTCCGAGCTAAAGAAGGCGGCGAAGGCACAGTCGGCATGAAACGTCTTTTGAATTCCGGTATTGAATATAGACGAGCGGTAACTATTAATCCGGCAAATGCATCCGCCATCCATGGCTTAATCGAAGTTGCCAGAGAAGCAGTGGCGATTAAGCCGAATTCTTTTGATAATCACTTGATGCTGGCTGGCGCCTATCAGTTAGGTGGCGATTTCGATCACGCCAAGCAAGAATACGAGACTTGCTATCGACTGGGTCCGAATAATCCGGCACTGGCTGCTGCGCGCAAGAGTTTTCATAGCGCACTTGTCAGTTCGCCATTAGCTACTCCGGCACTACTTGCCTCGACAATGGGATCGATTCAAACGCAATTGCAGCGCAATCCAAATGACCCTGAATTACTCTACATCTATGGACGCGGCAAAGAAGCTCAAGGCGACACGCGCACGGCACTTGCTGCTTACAATAGAGCAGCATCGATCAACATCCATGCGCATCCGGATTTAGCAAAAGGAATTAAGCGCCTGGGCGGCTTCGTAGCAGAAGGCGCCGGTGAGCCTGCTCCACAAGAGACAATTGCTCCTACAAAGACTCCAAAAGGACCTTCTGCCGAAGATTTGAAAAAGCAGCAGGCTAAAGAAGAAGAGGCTAAGAAGCAGAAAATCTACTCTGATCTGGAAGAAAAAATACGTTCAGGCAAACTAGACGAAGTACAAAAAGAATTGACGGCAATTACAGATGCCAACCCGGCCGATGCAAAAGCCTGGCGCCTCTTGGGCAATGTTTATGAAAAGAAAGGTGATCTGGATCAAGCAGCCGTTTGTTATCGCCAAGCGTCTATGATGAAAGATACAGAGGCAGAAGCCATGTATCGGCAAATCAACACTTCGCGCGTGCAACCGCTTCTGAAGGAAGCAGACAAAGCCGCATCGGAGAAGAACTGGGTACAGGCAGCCGCAACTTTGCGCGAAGCAGTAAGTATTGCGCCTAACTTGCCGCTGGTACACAGAAAACTTGGTGAAGCCCTGAAACAACTAGGTGACACCAAGGAAGCAGAAAGAGAATTCAAGAAAGCACAAGATTTGGAAAACGCCAAATGA
- a CDS encoding tetratricopeptide repeat protein → MRQKTWLTLVAVTAFIGQFAFCWHAMALTLHDADTLLINNKYKEAEDAYRQLVESDASGDAYAGLAVSLAKQSWPAKILEAEKVLRQAKGKYEENPNILAAAGYVSYIHSKNVASPAKRDLYLEAAETLCKRAVKANPSILIAQQTLGLAKIASDDVDGAIDPLRAACGIAETPVTLTLLGKALLILNPKDQEASDMINKAIQLNANYHPAKLQKAICLSQQGKQEEAFMELHNIPQQYRTHDWYQVEGDLFRKQGDGPAALASWREAIRVEPHDPIPYKRLGEYYAMRGDGELAIAELHNALEILPNDMVLRTQLAELALRQDKLDVAETEYRTILAATPDDPQALLGLSRVYFRKARKEGQYPPGYQQLMDQLQNIVTEQSVQGRVIKGGAKNVQESIQLSEAEKALAQNRFKEARDKFSQVIIGHKDDSYDLLTLGEQAFNDGDLRSAEQAYTLAKELPEIAPRAEQGLSKISGQRAEAQRQTGLGDATRGIQEVALDHYKQALIADPQCAEAYYGLFLLYSSKSKKVDRERLQLAINYGQTFLEAADESNPHRKEVESAIGRLQTQMDKLKKK, encoded by the coding sequence ATGAGACAAAAAACCTGGCTAACACTAGTAGCGGTAACTGCCTTCATTGGGCAGTTTGCCTTCTGCTGGCACGCCATGGCGTTGACACTGCATGATGCCGACACTTTACTTATAAACAACAAATACAAGGAAGCTGAAGACGCCTATCGACAATTGGTAGAAAGCGATGCCAGCGGCGATGCTTATGCCGGCCTTGCCGTTTCGCTTGCCAAACAGTCTTGGCCGGCAAAAATTCTTGAGGCCGAAAAAGTATTGCGCCAAGCAAAAGGCAAGTACGAAGAAAATCCAAATATCTTAGCGGCTGCTGGTTATGTATCCTACATTCACTCTAAAAATGTCGCATCACCTGCTAAGCGAGATCTATATTTAGAAGCTGCCGAGACACTTTGCAAAAGAGCGGTCAAAGCCAATCCTAGCATTTTAATTGCGCAACAGACATTGGGACTGGCAAAAATTGCCTCTGATGATGTTGATGGAGCTATCGATCCTTTGCGTGCTGCATGCGGCATCGCGGAAACCCCAGTTACATTAACGCTTTTGGGCAAGGCTCTACTCATCTTAAATCCCAAGGATCAAGAAGCGTCAGACATGATTAACAAAGCTATTCAGCTAAATGCCAATTACCATCCAGCCAAGTTGCAGAAAGCGATTTGCTTAAGCCAACAAGGCAAACAAGAAGAAGCCTTCATGGAATTGCATAACATTCCGCAGCAGTATCGCACCCATGATTGGTATCAAGTAGAAGGAGATCTCTTTCGCAAACAAGGCGATGGTCCTGCCGCTTTAGCTTCTTGGCGCGAGGCTATTCGTGTTGAGCCGCATGATCCAATTCCATACAAAAGACTAGGTGAATACTATGCCATGCGTGGTGACGGCGAACTAGCGATTGCCGAATTGCACAACGCCCTGGAAATCCTACCCAATGACATGGTTTTGCGCACGCAATTAGCTGAACTTGCATTGCGCCAGGACAAACTAGACGTAGCAGAAACAGAATATCGCACTATCCTTGCCGCCACGCCCGATGATCCACAAGCACTTCTTGGACTTTCCCGTGTTTACTTCCGCAAAGCACGCAAAGAAGGACAGTATCCACCAGGCTATCAACAATTGATGGACCAATTGCAAAACATTGTCACTGAGCAAAGTGTGCAAGGAAGAGTGATAAAAGGCGGCGCCAAAAATGTACAAGAAAGCATTCAACTATCTGAAGCAGAGAAGGCGCTTGCTCAAAATCGCTTCAAAGAAGCACGGGATAAATTCTCACAGGTAATTATTGGACACAAAGACGATTCATATGACCTTCTCACCTTGGGCGAACAAGCCTTTAATGACGGCGACTTGCGCTCTGCTGAGCAAGCCTATACGCTGGCCAAGGAACTACCTGAAATTGCCCCACGAGCCGAGCAAGGGCTGAGCAAAATCAGCGGGCAGAGAGCTGAAGCGCAAAGACAAACAGGATTAGGAGATGCAACGCGCGGCATTCAGGAAGTAGCCCTTGATCATTACAAGCAAGCGCTCATCGCCGACCCACAATGCGCGGAGGCTTATTACGGACTCTTCTTGCTCTACAGCAGTAAATCCAAAAAGGTTGACCGCGAGAGATTGCAGCTAGCGATCAACTATGGGCAAACATTCTTAGAAGCTGCAGACGAATCAAATCCCCACAGAAAAGAAGTAGAGTCGGCAATTGGTCGTTTACAAACTCAAATGGATAAGCTTAAAAAGAAGTAG
- a CDS encoding UbiX family flavin prenyltransferase: MSTAKDNLPFVLAMTGASGSVYGLRLLQYLLEIEQPVEMLLSKAAIMVMREEMDLKVGSDAKDFLIKYLSLPQNSPLTMHDLGNYGATVSSGSYRTKGMAVVPCSVGTLGALAAGLTENLIQRAAAVTLKEKRKLLILLREMPFGQIQLKNMLTLSEAGAIVSAASPGFYHKPQSISDQVDFVVGRVLDQFEFDHALFKRWKGNAKPLPSLTGRESL, encoded by the coding sequence ATGAGCACAGCAAAAGACAATTTACCTTTCGTACTGGCAATGACTGGAGCATCAGGCTCCGTGTATGGCCTACGCTTGCTGCAATATCTTTTAGAAATCGAGCAGCCGGTGGAAATGCTTTTGTCCAAAGCCGCCATTATGGTAATGCGCGAAGAAATGGATCTAAAAGTCGGAAGCGACGCAAAAGACTTTCTCATCAAGTATTTGTCGCTGCCGCAAAATTCACCGCTAACAATGCATGATTTAGGCAACTATGGAGCAACAGTATCCAGCGGCTCATATCGCACAAAGGGCATGGCCGTTGTACCGTGCAGTGTGGGCACATTAGGGGCGCTTGCTGCCGGACTTACTGAAAATCTCATTCAAAGAGCAGCAGCCGTCACACTCAAAGAAAAAAGAAAACTGCTTATCTTATTAAGAGAAATGCCTTTCGGACAAATTCAATTGAAAAACATGCTGACTCTTTCTGAAGCCGGCGCCATCGTCTCTGCTGCTTCGCCAGGCTTTTACCACAAGCCTCAATCAATATCCGATCAAGTTGATTTTGTTGTTGGTCGCGTACTCGACCAATTTGAATTTGATCACGCTTTGTTTAAGCGCTGGAAAGGCAATGCCAAACCACTTCCGAGTCTGACAGGCAGGGAAAGTCTCTAA
- the rimM gene encoding ribosome maturation factor RimM (Essential for efficient processing of 16S rRNA) has translation MTDMFPVGKIVGFHGLAGEVKVNVKSSADLVGDIQTVTAKHDKKPPLTLEVRNARTKGNLLFLSFTNYPDRTSVEPLLDYLLLVDRAELRDLTEDEWWLSDLVGLPVYTTDGRAVGTISSVIDGATPTLEIKDEKGNPEDEAKSILIPFVKDLVPVVNIKDKRIEVVDLPGLLEFQ, from the coding sequence ATGACCGATATGTTTCCTGTCGGTAAAATTGTCGGTTTTCACGGACTTGCCGGTGAAGTCAAAGTCAACGTGAAAAGCAGCGCTGATTTAGTCGGTGACATTCAAACTGTCACAGCTAAGCACGATAAGAAGCCTCCACTTACTTTGGAAGTCAGAAACGCACGCACAAAAGGCAATCTATTATTCTTGAGTTTCACAAACTATCCCGATAGAACTTCAGTCGAACCATTACTTGATTATCTGTTGCTGGTTGATCGGGCGGAATTACGCGATCTTACCGAAGACGAATGGTGGTTATCGGATCTAGTCGGCTTACCTGTCTACACCACTGATGGTCGCGCGGTAGGCACCATATCTAGTGTCATCGATGGAGCAACTCCCACGCTGGAAATAAAGGACGAGAAGGGCAATCCCGAAGATGAAGCAAAATCAATCTTGATTCCATTTGTCAAGGATCTAGTGCCTGTTGTGAACATCAAAGACAAACGCATTGAAGTGGTTGATTTGCCAGGCTTGCTAGAGTTTCAATAG
- a CDS encoding trehalose-6-phosphate synthase: MATTQVHLNESPNPPLLSHINAAELKPYLPALTVISFRGPGQAGGVSKALEPLVRQLETKINWLALSDIPGPAKAEAPSQAAIPRQVIASFNGFSYIKPSVPTNLFERHNQVVNSYLWPLLHGRTDLAQFNREAWQGFRQLNEAVANEALAASTQSFPTIAWIHDYQLALVAPHLSAEAGIIPCQFWHVPWPKPEQFADAIVAEELVSALLSNHLLGFHTTEYATNFLNTVQIVIPEAEVDLLKMQVKYHGRLTNVVAMPLGLDFAYWERLSMANRPKAAAMNKKYRLANQVLLGVDRLDYAKGLLEKLAGLELFLHNNSQWHRRFHFVQIVQNPSTADKALIEYQQQVEAKVKEINERYHLDDWEPIVWLNEHLDHSELSAWYLAADALVTTPVRDGLNLIAKEYVACRTDEQGAVILSKTAGCAAELSPGALLVDADNPYQIAEAFAEALSMAAEEKRRRMIAMRHIIGWNQLHDWALAFLHQAVNLNNKA, from the coding sequence ATGGCCACCACGCAAGTGCATTTAAATGAGAGTCCGAATCCGCCGTTGCTGTCGCACATCAACGCGGCAGAGTTGAAGCCTTACCTTCCTGCACTCACTGTAATTTCCTTTCGTGGTCCTGGACAAGCAGGCGGCGTCTCCAAAGCGCTTGAGCCGTTGGTCAGACAACTGGAAACCAAAATAAATTGGTTGGCACTATCAGATATTCCTGGTCCGGCAAAAGCAGAAGCCCCGAGCCAAGCTGCAATTCCACGACAAGTCATCGCCAGTTTCAATGGCTTTTCCTACATCAAGCCTTCTGTGCCGACAAATTTATTTGAGCGTCACAACCAAGTCGTAAATTCGTATCTGTGGCCGCTTCTGCATGGACGCACAGATTTAGCTCAGTTCAACCGCGAAGCCTGGCAAGGTTTCCGTCAATTGAATGAAGCTGTAGCTAACGAAGCCTTAGCTGCATCCACACAAAGCTTTCCAACAATTGCCTGGATTCACGATTATCAGTTGGCACTGGTTGCTCCGCACCTATCTGCTGAAGCAGGAATTATTCCCTGTCAGTTCTGGCACGTGCCCTGGCCAAAACCAGAACAATTTGCCGACGCAATTGTGGCTGAAGAATTGGTGAGTGCACTGCTCTCCAATCATCTGTTGGGTTTCCACACGACAGAATACGCAACGAATTTCTTGAACACAGTGCAAATAGTAATTCCGGAAGCTGAAGTCGACTTATTGAAGATGCAAGTGAAGTATCACGGACGTCTGACTAATGTCGTCGCCATGCCGCTTGGACTAGACTTTGCTTACTGGGAGCGCTTGTCCATGGCCAACAGACCAAAAGCTGCTGCCATGAATAAGAAGTATCGCCTGGCCAATCAAGTATTACTTGGTGTCGACAGACTCGATTACGCCAAAGGACTTTTGGAAAAATTAGCCGGACTTGAATTATTCCTGCACAACAATTCCCAATGGCACAGACGCTTCCACTTCGTGCAAATTGTCCAGAATCCAAGCACCGCCGACAAAGCACTAATTGAATATCAACAACAAGTTGAAGCCAAAGTCAAAGAAATAAATGAGCGCTATCACTTAGATGATTGGGAGCCAATTGTCTGGCTGAACGAACATCTCGATCATTCTGAGCTTTCAGCCTGGTACTTAGCGGCTGACGCGCTGGTCACAACACCTGTACGCGACGGCTTGAATCTAATCGCCAAAGAATACGTCGCTTGCCGTACAGACGAACAAGGTGCTGTAATTCTAAGCAAAACAGCAGGTTGCGCCGCCGAACTTTCCCCAGGCGCATTACTTGTCGACGCCGACAATCCTTATCAAATTGCCGAAGCATTTGCTGAAGCCCTGTCCATGGCCGCCGAAGAAAAACGTCGCCGCATGATTGCCATGCGCCACATTATCGGTTGGAACCAACTCCATGATTGGGCACTAGCTTTCTTGCATCAAGCTGTTAACCTAAACAACAAAGCTTAG
- the nuoK gene encoding NADH-quinone oxidoreductase subunit NuoK, translating to MALAYFTGGVGPVLTAIGQDADFSYLFVCLALIVLGFVCSALGANRQAIVATATTAGFVVLTTNQEPLTRYLILAAILFCIGVYGMVVSRNAIRVLMSIELMLNAVNINLVAFARYIDPANVKGQLFAIFILTVAAAEAAVGLAIVLAIYRNMATVNMEKFSELKW from the coding sequence ATGGCGCTTGCGTATTTCACCGGTGGCGTAGGTCCAGTGTTGACCGCCATTGGTCAAGATGCTGACTTCAGCTATTTATTTGTTTGCTTAGCTCTAATTGTCCTTGGCTTTGTTTGCAGCGCTCTCGGCGCCAATCGCCAAGCAATAGTAGCAACAGCTACAACTGCCGGATTTGTGGTTTTAACGACCAACCAAGAGCCTCTGACACGCTATTTGATTTTGGCTGCGATTCTCTTTTGTATCGGCGTCTACGGCATGGTTGTCTCACGCAACGCTATTCGCGTGCTTATGTCCATTGAATTGATGCTCAACGCCGTCAATATCAACTTAGTCGCATTTGCCCGTTACATCGACCCAGCAAACGTCAAAGGACAGCTCTTTGCTATCTTCATCTTGACCGTAGCTGCCGCTGAAGCTGCTGTTGGACTAGCCATCGTATTGGCTATCTACCGCAACATGGCGACAGTCAACATGGAAAAATTCTCCGAGTTGAAGTGGTAA
- a CDS encoding NADH-quinone oxidoreductase subunit J, with translation MSPDLQMFMNLAIWAQANVEPVTFLILGILAIPLAFGVIFDRMIIRAGFILIGVFGVISGLFLLLQAQFLALAQIMIYAVGITLVVVIALMLTNPKMEEDMSVAQPKLKLPALFASVLLFLTIFQAVIVEPWPVQGLNVHPDITYVLGRWLMTFYSLPFEFASVLLLAALIGAVMLAKAEPKAIKAATSADEGNGTHTTYVERTDDVVKV, from the coding sequence ATGAGTCCTGATCTGCAAATGTTTATGAATCTCGCAATATGGGCGCAAGCCAATGTTGAACCAGTGACCTTTTTGATACTGGGCATTTTGGCAATACCGCTGGCATTCGGCGTAATTTTCGACCGCATGATCATCCGCGCTGGTTTTATTTTGATCGGCGTTTTTGGTGTAATCTCCGGATTATTCCTCTTATTGCAAGCGCAATTCTTGGCTTTGGCGCAAATCATGATTTACGCAGTAGGCATAACGCTGGTTGTTGTTATCGCCTTGATGTTGACCAATCCAAAAATGGAAGAAGATATGTCTGTTGCGCAGCCTAAGCTCAAGTTGCCTGCGCTATTTGCTTCTGTTCTTTTATTCCTGACTATTTTCCAAGCCGTCATTGTTGAACCATGGCCTGTTCAAGGCTTAAATGTGCATCCAGATATTACTTATGTCTTGGGTCGCTGGTTGATGACCTTCTATTCGCTGCCGTTTGAGTTTGCTTCAGTACTTCTGTTGGCTGCTCTAATTGGCGCTGTCATGCTAGCCAAAGCTGAACCAAAAGCAATTAAGGCTGCTACCAGCGCAGATGAAGGCAATGGAACGCACACCACTTACGTTGAGAGGACTGATGATGTCGTCAAAGTCTAA